Proteins from a single region of Apium graveolens cultivar Ventura chromosome 7, ASM990537v1, whole genome shotgun sequence:
- the LOC141675183 gene encoding uncharacterized protein LOC141675183 → MKHIDLNPKLKIYTSLQLIKISDIFSLLMKSFVVICIVASLSLFSYSFFSNHSQWHVSCSDCDQQTINIRSADFSQRSRTSDSSIDQQTNLTHILFGIGGSAKTWNTRRHYCEVWWKPNITRGFVWLDDTPEGTKKWPDTSPPYRISEDTSRFKYTSWYGSRSAIRIARIIKESYDLRLQNVRWFILGDDDTVFFVENLLTVLRKYDHNQMYYIGGNSESVEQNLIHSYSMAYGGGGFAISYPLATELVRVLDGCIDRYASLYGSDQKIQACIGEIGIPVTRELGFHQVDLRGDIYGFLAAHPVAPLVSLHHLDYLQPIFPGLTRVGSVKKLVQAYNADPGRTLQHSFCYDLQRNWSVSVSWGYTVQLYPKLISSKTLETAFRTFVSWRSWSNEPFTFNTRIMSSDPCEVPVIYFMDRVQVINETGLTFTGYAQAAKQGVLCESTDYSVAMSIQAVNVSAHKLQPHTWKKAPRRQCCEIVDGEDEEELQVRVRDCQEWESVTPP, encoded by the exons ATGAAACACATTGATCTaaaccccaaacttaaaatctatACATCTTTGCAGCTTATAAAAATCAGTGACATTTTCTCATtactaatgaaaagctttgtGGTCATTTGCATTGTGGCCTCGCTTTCTCtattttcttattcatttttCTCTAACCACTCTCAATGGCACGTATCATGTTCTGATTGCGATCAACAAACAATCAATATTCGTTCCGCAGATTTTTCACAAAGATCCAGGACCTCAGATTCTTCCATTGATCAACAAACAAATCTTACACATATATTATTTGGCATTGGTGGCTCAGCAAAAACATGGAACACAAGACGACATTATTGTGAAGTTTGGTGGAAACCTAATATAACACGTGGGTTTGTGTGGCTGGATGATACACCGGAAGGTACCAAGAAATGGCCGGATACATCACCGCCATACCGAATATCCGAGGACACTTCTAGATTCAAATATACGAGCTGGTATGGATCACGATCGGCCATACGTATAGCAAGAATTATAAAAGAAAGTTATGatttaaggttgcaaaatgtaAGATGGTTCATTTTAGGTGATGATGACACAGTTTTTTTCGTGGAAAATCTATTGACAGTGTTGAGAAAATATGATCACAATCAAATGTATTACATTGGTGGCAACTCGGAAAGTGTAGAACAAAATTTGATACATTCATACAGTATGGCTTATGGCGGCGGCGGTTTTGCAATCAGTTATCCTTTAGCAACGGAACTTGTTAGGGTTTTAGACGGATGCATAGATCGATATGCATCATTGTACGGATCTGATCAGAAAATCCAGGCTTGTATCGGAGAAATTGGGATACCCGTTACCAGAGAACTCGGCTTTCATCAG GTTGATTTGAGGGGGGATATATATGGATTTCTTGCAGCACATCCAGTAGCACCTCTGGTGTCACTGCACCATCTTGACTATTTGCAGCCAATATTTCCGGGTTTGACCCGGGTGGGATCCGTAAAGAAACTTGTTCAAGCATACAATGCGGATCCCGGTCGAACCCTTCAACATAGCTTCTGCTATGACTTGCAGCGAAATTGGTCAGTTTCTGTTTCTTGGGGCTACACAGTGCAATTGTACCCTAAACTAATATCTTCTAAAACATTAGAAACAGCATTTCGGACATTTGTATCTTGGAGGAGTTGGAGTAACGAGCCTTTCACGTTTAACACTCGGATCATGAGCTCCGACCCTTGTGAAGTGCCCGTGATTTATTTCATGGACCGGGTTCAGGTTATTAATGAAACGGGTCTAACATTCACCGGGTATGCCCAAGCTGCTAAACAAGGGGTACTATGCGAGAGCACGGATTATTCAGTTGCAATGTCTATCCAAGCTGTCAATGTCTCTGCTCACAAATTACAACCTCACACCTGGAAAAAG GCACCACGTAGACAGTGTTGCGAGATTGTAGATGGGGAAGACGAAGAAGAATTACAGGTCAGAGTAAGGGACTGCCAGGAATGGGAATCTGTGACACCACCATGA
- the LOC141673844 gene encoding secreted RxLR effector protein 161-like: MAAKRILRYIKGTLDHGLFYTHSQNSKLVGYSDSDYGCDLDDGKSTSGYVFHIGSAIFSWSSKKQPTVALSTYEEEYFAKAMCACQAMLLGYILGELNLAEEGPVKILVDNKSAISLAKIPVSHSWSKHINIKYHFIREQVN; encoded by the coding sequence ATGGCAGCTAAAAGAATCTTAAGATACATAAAAGGTACACTTGATCATGGTCTATTTTACACGcattctcaaaattcaaaattagttGGCTATTCAGATAGTGATTATGGTTGTGATTTGGATGACGGGAAAAGTACTTCGGGATATGTTTTTCATATCGGTTCTGCAATATTCTCGTGGTCATCAAAGAAGCAGCCAACAGTGGCACTATCAACATATGAAGAAGAATACTTTGCAAAAGCAATGTGTGCCTGTCAAGCTATGTTGCTAGGCTACATATTGGGTGAGTTAAATCTTGCAGAGGAAGGTCCGGTTAAAATATTAGTGGATAATAAATCCGCTATTTCCCTCGCGAAAATTCCAGTGTCGCACAGTTGGAGCAAGCACATCAAtataaaatatcattttattcgagaaCAGGTGAACTAG